A single window of Helicobacter colisuis DNA harbors:
- a CDS encoding KH domain-containing protein: MIEDFIALYVKKVVSKPEKIQVTKKELDTNFYEIEIISSEQDIGRLIGKDGKMIGAIKTIISGSKAKDGNSYRVIVKTE, encoded by the coding sequence ATGATTGAAGATTTTATAGCACTTTATGTCAAAAAGGTTGTTAGCAAACCTGAAAAAATCCAAGTCACCAAAAAAGAATTGGATACTAATTTTTATGAAATAGAAATTATATCTTCAGAACAAGACATTGGAAGATTAATTGGTAAAGATGGTAAAATGATTGGTGCTATTAAAACTATCATTTCTGGCTCAAAAGCAAAAGATGGCAATTCTTATCGCGTGATTGTAAAAACAGAATAA
- the rimM gene encoding ribosome maturation factor RimM (Essential for efficient processing of 16S rRNA): MLQKNKIQKDWVSVAKIGRAVGVKGEVLLHLLTDFPESLKSGNTYFTQNGALTIQNYNKENSRVKFSQIDSPQKAKQITNLILYTTQDSTKEHCTLKKDEFFWFDIIGSKIIEENEILGEVSEIERLGEKDFLIIKTAEELCKNGLPKSFLIPYESRYILEVETNLNPKIIHTQLCKVILENS; this comes from the coding sequence ATGCTTCAAAAAAATAAAATACAAAAAGATTGGGTAAGTGTCGCAAAAATAGGTCGAGCTGTCGGTGTAAAAGGTGAAGTCCTTTTACACTTATTAACGGACTTTCCTGAATCATTAAAAAGCGGGAACACTTATTTTACACAAAATGGTGCTTTAACTATTCAAAACTACAACAAAGAAAACTCTCGCGTGAAGTTCTCACAGATTGATTCACCTCAAAAAGCCAAACAAATTACAAATTTAATTCTTTACACAACGCAAGATTCCACAAAAGAACATTGCACTCTAAAAAAAGATGAGTTTTTTTGGTTTGATATTATAGGGAGTAAAATCATAGAAGAAAATGAGATTCTAGGCGAAGTAAGCGAGATAGAGCGCTTGGGAGAAAAAGATTTTTTAATCATAAAAACCGCAGAAGAACTCTGTAAAAATGGTTTACCAAAAAGCTTTCTAATCCCCTATGAATCGCGCTATATCTTAGAAGTAGAAACAAATCTTAATCCCAAAATCATTCACACTCAACTTTGCAAAGTCATTTTAGAAAATAGCTAA
- the trmD gene encoding tRNA (guanosine(37)-N1)-methyltransferase TrmD produces MYFSFVTLFPHLIKSYFSDSILHRAIETKKISIDFINPRDFSKNRFLKVDDYQIGGGAGLVLEPFAISEALEKLKKCDSKAHIIFLTPCGKTFNQRDSKRLAKKEHVVLVCGRYEGFDERLIELYADEVLSVGDFILTGGELAALCLCDSISRQIDGVLGNSQSLQGESYEEFLLEAPNFVKPYIFKNLSVPSEYSKGNHAKIHDLKLKASEAKTRFHRIDLYWQYKQRLKNEK; encoded by the coding sequence ATGTATTTTTCTTTTGTTACCCTATTCCCTCATCTTATAAAATCCTATTTTAGCGATTCTATTCTACATCGCGCCATAGAAACCAAAAAAATTTCTATAGATTTTATTAACCCCAGGGATTTTAGTAAAAATCGTTTTTTGAAAGTTGATGATTATCAAATAGGAGGTGGAGCGGGATTAGTGTTAGAGCCTTTTGCGATAAGCGAAGCTTTAGAAAAGCTAAAAAAGTGTGATTCTAAAGCTCACATTATCTTCCTTACACCTTGTGGCAAAACTTTCAACCAAAGAGATTCTAAACGACTTGCAAAAAAAGAACATGTTGTTTTAGTTTGCGGACGCTATGAGGGATTTGATGAAAGACTAATTGAGCTTTATGCCGATGAAGTTTTAAGCGTTGGGGATTTTATTCTAACTGGCGGAGAATTAGCCGCTTTATGTCTTTGTGATAGTATTTCAAGACAGATTGATGGAGTACTTGGAAATAGCCAATCACTCCAAGGTGAGAGCTATGAAGAGTTTTTATTAGAAGCACCCAATTTTGTAAAACCATATATTTTTAAAAATTTAAGTGTCCCTTCAGAGTATTCAAAGGGAAATCATGCTAAAATTCACGATTTAAAATTAAAGGCATCAGAGGCAAAGACAAGATTCCATAGAATTGACCTCTATTGGCAATACAAACAAAGGTTGAAAAATGAGAAATAA
- the rplS gene encoding 50S ribosomal protein L19 — protein sequence MRNKYIQHFEDAQIAGKEIPQFKAGDTLRVGIRISEGDKTRIQNFEGICISLRGVGTGKTFTIRKIGANGVGVERIFPLYSESIDSIKVLKIGRVRRAKLYYLRTRSGKSARIKEIRK from the coding sequence ATGAGAAATAAATACATTCAGCATTTCGAAGATGCGCAAATAGCAGGAAAAGAGATTCCACAATTTAAAGCAGGTGATACCTTAAGAGTAGGAATTCGTATTTCAGAAGGTGATAAGACAAGGATTCAAAACTTTGAAGGAATCTGTATTTCGTTGCGTGGAGTTGGCACAGGAAAAACTTTTACAATTCGTAAAATTGGAGCTAATGGGGTTGGAGTTGAGAGAATTTTTCCCCTTTACTCAGAAAGCATTGATAGCATTAAAGTGCTTAAAATCGGTCGCGTTAGAAGAGCAAAACTTTACTATCTCCGCACAAGAAGTGGAAAATCTGCAAGAATTAAAGAGATTAGAAAATAA
- a CDS encoding AEC family transporter — translation MFVFTPLFTIFVLLLGGYLAKRVGALKQKQSRMFLDFAILFALPCLIFDKTYHLNFDLNLVVLILGGLFSCVLAAIFSVILGIVFKFSKSTLVSMFLLACFGNTLFVGIPIVSGVYGEVFLSEVIFYDALATAIPISIIGPIVLSYASNQKINVMENIKRILFFPPFIALMLGFVCKIFVLPEFIFEPIVVFGNSATAVALFAIGLGLGFSAIKTAYKPTIIVVLCKTLLAPLIFILLLKFLAVELEPRVVVAILESAMPTMTLAGAMIMKAKLDSNLAVSSIAFGILFSFVSIPLLSYFLS, via the coding sequence ATGTTTGTTTTCACTCCGTTATTTACGATTTTTGTGTTATTGCTTGGTGGATATTTAGCAAAAAGAGTTGGGGCATTGAAACAAAAGCAATCGCGTATGTTTTTGGATTTTGCGATTCTTTTTGCCTTGCCTTGCTTGATTTTTGATAAGACTTATCATCTTAATTTTGATTTAAATCTTGTTGTTTTAATTCTTGGTGGATTGTTCTCTTGTGTGCTTGCAGCGATTTTTTCGGTGATTCTTGGAATAGTATTTAAATTTTCAAAAAGCACTTTGGTGAGTATGTTTTTGTTAGCTTGTTTTGGCAATACGCTTTTTGTTGGCATTCCTATTGTTTCTGGAGTGTATGGGGAAGTATTTTTAAGTGAAGTTATTTTTTATGATGCTTTGGCAACAGCAATTCCCATTTCAATTATTGGTCCCATTGTGCTTTCCTATGCGAGTAATCAAAAGATTAATGTGATGGAGAATATTAAAAGGATTTTATTTTTTCCTCCTTTTATTGCTTTGATGTTGGGCTTTGTTTGCAAGATTTTTGTGTTGCCAGAATTTATTTTTGAACCTATTGTGGTTTTTGGGAATTCTGCAACAGCAGTTGCACTTTTTGCTATCGGTCTTGGTCTTGGATTTAGTGCTATTAAAACAGCTTATAAACCTACCATTATTGTTGTTTTGTGTAAGACATTACTAGCGCCTCTAATTTTTATTTTGCTTTTGAAGTTTTTGGCAGTAGAGTTAGAGCCTAGAGTTGTTGTGGCTATTTTAGAATCCGCGATGCCTACTATGACGCTAGCAGGTGCAATGATTATGAAAGCAAAACTGGATAGTAATTTGGCAGTAAGTTCTATTGCGTTTGGAATCTTGTTTTCTTTTGTTTCTATTCCGCTTTTGAGTTATTTTTTGAGCTAA
- a CDS encoding DegQ family serine endoprotease: MKIKTLLFGALLAGNVFAFEVSTLPNITSRETPDISENKVYSFYDSIKEAKKGVVNISTQKKVKAANIQGHPLLNDPFFRQFFGDAFGAIVPKDRIERSLGSGVIISSDGYIVTNNHVVEGADKIIVSLPDSNKEYEAKIIGRDEKSDLAIVKINAKNLPFLKFASSDDLQVGDVVFAIGNPFGVGESVTQGIISALNKSGIGINDYENFIQTDASINPGNSGGALVDSRGGLIGINTAILSRTGGNHGIGFAIPSEMVNKISKALIEDGVIERGYLGVSIQDISGDLKEVYKNQNGAVVISIENDSPAQKSGLKVWDLITKVNGKPIRSAAELKNYIGTFSPKDKINLTIIRDKKEQNLTLTLAKLSTAQSVAKEVGSIQGLEVSELTPTMKENYGIPSNIQGIFISQVAPNSKAEELGFREGDIIVQIESFSISDLKSFNDALKRYKGQPKRMLINRGGRIFSIVAK; encoded by the coding sequence ATGAAAATTAAAACACTTCTTTTTGGGGCATTGTTAGCTGGAAATGTTTTTGCTTTTGAAGTTAGCACGCTGCCTAATATTACTTCTAGAGAAACTCCTGATATTTCAGAAAACAAAGTTTATTCTTTTTATGATTCAATTAAAGAAGCAAAAAAAGGTGTTGTTAATATCTCTACACAAAAAAAGGTCAAAGCAGCCAATATTCAAGGACATCCACTTTTAAATGATCCATTCTTTCGGCAGTTTTTTGGCGATGCTTTTGGGGCGATTGTGCCTAAAGATAGAATTGAACGAAGTCTTGGAAGTGGTGTGATTATCTCTAGTGATGGTTATATTGTTACTAATAATCATGTGGTTGAGGGTGCTGATAAAATTATCGTTTCTTTGCCAGATTCTAATAAAGAATATGAAGCAAAGATCATTGGTAGAGATGAAAAAAGTGATTTGGCAATTGTAAAGATTAATGCAAAAAATCTTCCTTTTTTGAAATTTGCTTCAAGTGATGATTTGCAAGTGGGTGATGTTGTTTTTGCTATTGGGAATCCTTTTGGCGTGGGTGAGAGTGTAACGCAAGGGATTATCTCTGCACTAAATAAAAGTGGCATTGGAATTAATGATTATGAGAATTTTATCCAAACAGATGCTTCTATTAATCCGGGAAATAGTGGTGGAGCATTGGTTGATAGCCGTGGTGGATTGATTGGAATTAACACTGCTATTCTTTCGCGCACAGGTGGAAATCATGGTATTGGATTTGCGATTCCATCAGAAATGGTAAATAAAATTTCTAAGGCTTTAATAGAAGATGGCGTGATTGAGCGTGGTTATCTTGGTGTGAGTATTCAAGATATTAGCGGAGATTTAAAAGAAGTTTATAAGAATCAAAATGGTGCGGTTGTAATTTCTATTGAAAATGATTCTCCAGCACAAAAGAGTGGTTTAAAAGTTTGGGATTTGATTACTAAAGTAAATGGAAAACCTATTAGATCTGCTGCTGAGCTTAAAAATTATATTGGCACTTTTAGTCCTAAAGACAAAATTAATCTTACTATTATAAGAGATAAAAAGGAGCAAAATTTAACACTCACTTTAGCTAAACTTTCTACTGCGCAATCTGTTGCTAAAGAAGTAGGTAGCATACAAGGGCTTGAGGTTTCAGAACTAACGCCAACAATGAAAGAAAATTATGGAATCCCAAGCAATATTCAAGGGATTTTTATTTCTCAAGTGGCACCAAATAGCAAGGCAGAAGAGTTAGGATTTAGAGAGGGGGATATTATTGTTCAAATTGAAAGCTTTAGTATTTCAGATCTAAAATCCTTTAACGATGCGCTTAAACGCTATAAAGGGCAACCAAAGAGAATGCTAATCAATCGAGGTGGCAGAATCTTTAGCATTGTTGCTAAATAA
- a CDS encoding flagellin B — translation MAFQVNTNVNALNATAQSTFTQNSLSSSLQKLSSGLRINSAKDDASGMAIADSLRSQANTLGQAIRNANDGMGIIQIADKAMDEQVKILDTIKTKATQAAQDGQTTTTRTAIQADINRLIESLDNIAQTTSYNGLSLLSGSFTNKEFQVGAFSNQSIRATIGATSSDKIGHVRSETVRFSANTTGSFAMNFKVGNETINLESVVISTSAGTGLGALAEVINKNSDTLGGIRADYTVQAGGATAVAGGNITSLTINGVSIGNINNIAAGDSDNRLVQAINAYKEETGVQASIARDGSLVLTSTDGRAINISGDGVSGAVGIGAGTTTGSLTLTRVGATDISFSGIGATKASGAAQATTTLRDIKGTLSTDVASAVGANAGINSANANLGFGGTLGAGVTTLKGAMLVMDIAESAIKQLDSIRSDLGSVQQQMQSTVNNITITQVNVKSAESGIREVDFASESANYSNLNILAQAGSYAMSQANATQQNILRLLQ, via the coding sequence ATGGCATTTCAAGTCAATACAAATGTTAATGCATTAAATGCAACTGCACAAAGCACTTTTACACAAAATAGTCTTTCTAGTTCTTTGCAAAAGTTAAGTTCAGGTTTAAGAATCAACTCTGCTAAAGATGATGCTTCAGGTATGGCAATTGCAGATAGTTTGCGCTCTCAAGCAAACACTTTAGGTCAAGCAATCCGTAACGCAAATGATGGTATGGGAATTATCCAAATTGCTGATAAGGCGATGGATGAGCAAGTAAAAATCCTTGACACTATCAAAACAAAAGCAACTCAAGCAGCGCAAGATGGTCAAACCACAACAACAAGAACCGCTATTCAAGCTGACATTAATCGCCTTATCGAATCGCTTGATAACATTGCACAAACTACTTCTTATAATGGTTTGTCATTACTTTCTGGTAGCTTTACTAACAAAGAATTCCAAGTAGGAGCATTCTCTAACCAAAGTATTAGAGCCACTATTGGCGCAACAAGTTCAGATAAAATCGGACATGTTAGAAGCGAGACTGTAAGATTTAGTGCTAATACGACTGGTAGTTTTGCTATGAACTTCAAAGTAGGCAATGAAACTATTAATTTGGAAAGTGTTGTAATCTCAACTTCAGCAGGGACAGGTTTGGGTGCTCTAGCAGAAGTAATTAATAAAAACTCTGATACTCTAGGTGGAATTCGTGCAGATTACACCGTTCAAGCCGGTGGAGCAACGGCAGTTGCTGGAGGAAATATTACTAGTTTGACAATCAATGGAGTTAGTATTGGTAATATTAATAATATTGCAGCGGGAGATAGTGATAATAGACTTGTTCAAGCTATTAACGCTTACAAAGAAGAAACCGGCGTCCAAGCTTCAATAGCAAGAGATGGTTCATTAGTTCTTACTTCAACAGATGGACGCGCAATTAACATTTCAGGAGATGGGGTTTCTGGAGCCGTTGGAATTGGAGCTGGAACAACAACTGGCTCTTTAACTCTCACAAGAGTAGGTGCAACAGATATTAGCTTTAGTGGAATTGGCGCTACTAAAGCTAGTGGAGCAGCACAAGCGACTACAACCCTAAGAGATATCAAAGGAACATTAAGCACAGATGTTGCATCTGCAGTGGGTGCAAATGCAGGTATTAACTCTGCAAATGCAAACCTAGGATTTGGTGGAACACTTGGAGCAGGAGTTACAACTCTTAAAGGTGCGATGCTAGTAATGGATATTGCAGAATCAGCAATCAAACAACTTGACTCTATCCGATCTGACCTTGGTTCTGTGCAACAACAAATGCAATCTACAGTTAATAACATCACTATCACACAAGTGAATGTTAAATCTGCTGAATCAGGAATTAGAGAAGTTGATTTCGCTAGCGAATCTGCAAACTACTCTAACCTAAATATCCTTGCACAAGCTGGAAGCTATGCAATGAGCCAAGCTAATGCTACACAACAAAATATCTTAAGACTACTTCAATAG
- the trpA gene encoding tryptophan synthase subunit alpha: protein MKEENIKLMGHIVASFPSFGESLEAALGIARGGAEYLEVQFPFSDPNADGVVIASACEESLKNGFNTDLGFEFLQRLNEAFKQRDIKTKILIMTYGNILFAYGIEKFLKKAKECGVFGLIVPDLSLQNDERLFELSKKYGLENIALIAPYTDTKRMEKLDRATGSLIYVVARNGITGDGTSIDSTLLEYIKRVKKHTTKPIALGFGIHSREQIDALHGIVPIVVVGSAFVRMIAQSAEQKVNLQDRLYQFTRELLGITF, encoded by the coding sequence ATGAAAGAAGAAAACATTAAACTAATGGGGCATATTGTTGCTTCATTCCCTAGTTTTGGTGAGAGTTTAGAAGCAGCACTTGGAATCGCACGAGGTGGAGCGGAGTATTTAGAAGTGCAGTTTCCCTTTTCTGATCCTAATGCTGATGGTGTTGTGATTGCGAGTGCTTGTGAAGAATCGTTAAAAAATGGATTTAATACAGATTTGGGATTTGAGTTTTTGCAAAGGCTTAATGAAGCCTTTAAGCAAAGGGATATTAAAACAAAAATTTTGATTATGACTTATGGCAATATTTTGTTTGCCTATGGTATTGAAAAATTTCTTAAAAAAGCCAAAGAATGCGGAGTTTTTGGGCTTATTGTGCCGGATTTATCTTTACAAAATGATGAGAGACTTTTTGAATTAAGCAAAAAGTACGGGTTAGAGAATATTGCACTTATTGCGCCTTATACCGATACAAAGCGAATGGAGAAGCTTGATAGGGCAACAGGGAGTTTAATTTATGTTGTTGCGAGAAATGGTATTACAGGTGATGGGACATCAATTGATTCTACTCTTTTAGAATATATAAAGAGAGTGAAAAAACATACAACAAAGCCTATTGCATTGGGATTTGGAATTCATAGTAGAGAGCAAATTGATGCTTTGCATGGGATTGTGCCAATTGTGGTTGTGGGGAGTGCGTTTGTGAGAATGATTGCTCAAAGTGCTGAACAAAAAGTGAATTTGCAAGATAGACTTTATCAATTTACAAGGGAATTACTAGGAATTACATTTTAG
- the trpB gene encoding tryptophan synthase subunit beta, translating into MAEKIFLKSKKGFFGEDKGDFHAFGGQYVPEILYPALKELEKAYKKILFSKEFQREFKELLAEFVGRPTPLIYAKNASKILQNQIYLKFEGLANTGAHKINNAIGQVLLAKKMGKTRIIAETGAGQHGLAVSAACAKLGLECVVFMGSRDVKRQFPNVFNMQLLGAKVIGVESGSQTLKDAVNEALREWSKDSKNTFYVLGSALGPYPYPDIVREFQSVIGKELKTQTKQFFKGNPDIMVACVGGGSNAMGFFRHYLEDREVTLVGIEAGGMSKEKGKNAIRMGNANAHLGIIQGYKSYFLSDNYGNLLETYSISAGLDYAGIGPQLAHLKEIGRVKFSSSSDKEALEALEFFARNEGIIAALESSHALAGALSIAKKVKNKKILVNVSGRGDKDIFITAKALQKDRWSEFLANEIAEMRGQ; encoded by the coding sequence ATGGCAGAAAAAATATTTTTAAAATCAAAAAAAGGTTTTTTTGGAGAGGATAAGGGTGATTTCCACGCTTTTGGTGGGCAGTATGTGCCAGAAATTTTGTATCCAGCGCTAAAGGAGCTAGAAAAGGCTTACAAAAAGATTCTGTTCTCTAAGGAATTTCAAAGGGAATTTAAGGAACTTTTAGCAGAATTTGTAGGTCGTCCAACACCCCTAATTTATGCAAAAAATGCTAGTAAGATTCTGCAAAATCAGATTTATTTAAAGTTTGAAGGTTTGGCAAATACAGGTGCGCATAAGATTAATAACGCTATAGGGCAAGTGCTTTTGGCTAAAAAAATGGGTAAAACAAGAATCATCGCAGAAACAGGTGCAGGTCAGCACGGACTTGCAGTGAGTGCAGCGTGTGCAAAGCTTGGCTTAGAATGTGTAGTTTTTATGGGAAGTAGGGATGTGAAACGACAATTTCCTAATGTGTTTAATATGCAACTTTTGGGCGCTAAAGTGATTGGTGTAGAGAGTGGATCACAAACACTTAAAGATGCTGTTAATGAAGCATTAAGAGAATGGAGTAAAGATAGTAAAAATACCTTTTATGTGCTTGGAAGTGCATTAGGACCTTATCCTTATCCAGATATTGTTAGAGAGTTTCAAAGCGTGATTGGCAAGGAGCTAAAAACTCAAACGAAGCAGTTTTTTAAAGGTAATCCCGATATTATGGTGGCTTGTGTCGGAGGTGGAAGTAATGCAATGGGATTTTTTAGGCATTATTTAGAGGATCGAGAAGTTACTTTGGTAGGAATTGAAGCAGGGGGAATGAGTAAGGAAAAAGGGAAAAACGCCATAAGAATGGGGAATGCAAATGCGCATCTTGGAATCATTCAAGGCTATAAAAGCTATTTTTTAAGCGATAATTATGGTAATCTTTTAGAGACTTATTCAATTTCAGCAGGGCTTGATTACGCAGGAATTGGTCCTCAACTTGCACATTTAAAAGAAATAGGGCGTGTTAAATTTAGTTCTAGTAGTGATAAGGAAGCTTTAGAAGCCTTGGAGTTTTTTGCTAGAAATGAAGGGATTATAGCGGCTTTAGAATCAAGTCACGCTTTAGCAGGAGCTTTGAGCATTGCTAAAAAAGTCAAGAATAAAAAGATTTTAGTAAATGTTTCAGGGAGAGGGGATAAGGATATTTTTATTACCGCAAAAGCCTTGCAAAAAGATCGTTGGAGTGAGTTTTTGGCAAATGAGATTGCAGAGATGAGAGGGCAATAA
- a CDS encoding anthranilate synthase component I family protein — protein MFKFLNLNQKGYDSALEFCKIPASKLTPLMLCETFSAPVLLESAFLKSGKGRFSILILEEAFRVTKDNQETSLLFLDSKHILPKQPFLKTLESLRNLAPNPKDSSFDSALPSDLPLPLGGVGYLGYEFFSEIESLSFNNPPLYDCYDNAFIFGRDFAIFDHFYESLYLISVAYDQETQSHNLKNRLDKLIQKLENIQQKQESPQNYHSKVISSDKQSYYTHMVTFLKDEIYKGNLLQCVPSQSMQIQSDLPPLKAYQNLRTNNPSPYMYYYNFGHFQIIGSSPEVLVKVEKIDDKKAKITLRPIAGTRKRGNNQIQDLQLEEELKNNPKENAEHLMLLDLGRNDIGKVAIGGSIEVTQEKVIEKYARVMHLVSEVEGIMDLQIHNKNDAILATFPAGTVSGAPKIQAIKTIESLEEHKRAIYSGAIGYFTQDGDMNFAIAIRTAVYQKGIYYLQAGAGIVYDSIPKEEYLETKNKMLSLVEAIMEENNAN, from the coding sequence ATGTTTAAGTTTTTAAATCTCAATCAAAAAGGCTATGATTCGGCTTTGGAATTCTGCAAGATTCCGGCTTCCAAGCTTACACCTTTAATGCTTTGTGAAACTTTCAGTGCTCCTGTATTGCTTGAATCGGCATTTTTAAAAAGTGGAAAAGGACGCTTCTCTATTCTTATTTTAGAAGAAGCCTTTAGAGTTACAAAAGATAATCAAGAAACCTCCTTGCTTTTTTTGGATTCTAAGCACATTCTCCCCAAGCAACCTTTTTTGAAAACCTTAGAATCCCTAAGAAACCTTGCTCCAAACCCCAAAGATTCTAGCTTTGATTCTGCACTACCTAGCGATTTACCTTTACCGCTTGGAGGAGTAGGATATTTGGGATATGAATTTTTTAGCGAGATTGAATCGCTTAGCTTTAATAATCCCCCCCTTTATGATTGCTATGATAATGCCTTTATTTTTGGGCGTGATTTTGCTATTTTTGATCACTTTTATGAATCGCTTTATCTCATTAGTGTCGCCTATGATCAAGAGACACAATCCCATAACCTAAAAAATCGCCTTGATAAACTTATCCAAAAGCTAGAAAATATTCAACAAAAACAAGAATCTCCGCAAAATTATCATTCAAAAGTTATTTCTAGCGATAAGCAATCCTATTACACTCATATGGTTACCTTCCTTAAAGATGAAATCTACAAAGGCAATCTCTTGCAATGTGTCCCAAGCCAAAGTATGCAAATACAAAGCGACTTACCACCACTAAAAGCTTATCAGAATCTACGCACTAATAATCCAAGCCCTTATATGTATTATTACAATTTTGGGCATTTTCAAATTATTGGTAGCTCCCCTGAAGTGTTAGTTAAAGTTGAAAAAATTGATGATAAAAAAGCCAAAATCACTCTTCGCCCTATAGCTGGAACTCGCAAAAGAGGAAACAATCAGATTCAAGATTTGCAATTAGAAGAAGAATTAAAAAATAATCCAAAAGAAAATGCTGAACATTTGATGCTCTTAGACTTAGGGCGTAATGATATTGGAAAGGTTGCAATAGGTGGTAGCATAGAAGTTACTCAAGAAAAAGTGATCGAAAAATACGCTAGGGTAATGCACCTTGTCTCTGAAGTAGAGGGTATAATGGATTTACAAATCCATAATAAAAATGATGCTATTTTAGCAACATTTCCTGCTGGAACTGTGAGTGGGGCGCCCAAGATTCAAGCTATTAAAACCATCGAATCTTTAGAAGAACACAAAAGAGCCATTTATTCTGGAGCCATTGGATATTTTACACAAGATGGCGATATGAATTTTGCAATCGCTATCCGAACTGCAGTCTATCAAAAAGGCATTTATTATCTCCAAGCTGGTGCAGGGATTGTTTATGATTCTATCCCCAAAGAAGAATATTTAGAAACCAAAAATAAAATGCTATCTTTAGTGGAAGCCATTATGGAAGAAAATAATGCAAACTAA